The genomic segment AATGGCCAAAGCCCTAGGTTGAAGATTAAGTTTTTTAGTTTAAGTTTTTATTTTGCTATGCCAAAGATTAAAATATGTGGGTTAAGAGAGAAAGGGGATGTAGAGCTTGCGATAAAACTTGGCGTAGATGCCTTAGGTTTTATATTTTATAAAGGCTCTCCAAGGTTTATAGAGCCAGAAAGGGCAAAAGAAATAATAAAAGAAATTTCTCCATTTACCACAACGGTTGGCGTCTTTGTTGATACTGACATCCAAGAGATAAAAAAGATTGTGGCATATTGCGGAATAGATATTGTCCAATTACATGGAGATGAGCCATTTTCCTATTGCCTTGAATTTCCCAGGGTTATTAAGGCATTTAGGATAGAGGGCGATAAAGATATAGAAAAGATAGAGAAATACAGAGGGATAACCTGGCTTATTGATAAAAAAGAAAAGCCCCATTGGGAAATTGGAAAGCAATTAGCAAAAAAGGGAAGGGTTATTTTATCGGGTGGGCTTAACCCAGAAAATATCAGAGAGGCAATAGAAATTGTTTCACCCTATGCGGTTGATGTAAGCTCAGGGATTGAGGAAAACCCAGCGAAAAAAGACCATAAGAAGATGGAGGACTTTGTAATA from the bacterium genome contains:
- a CDS encoding phosphoribosylanthranilate isomerase; the encoded protein is MPKIKICGLREKGDVELAIKLGVDALGFIFYKGSPRFIEPERAKEIIKEISPFTTTVGVFVDTDIQEIKKIVAYCGIDIVQLHGDEPFSYCLEFPRVIKAFRIEGDKDIEKIEKYRGITWLIDKKEKPHWEIGKQLAKKGRVILSGGLNPENIREAIEIVSPYAVDVSSGIEENPAKKDHKKMEDFVI